The Sandaracinus amylolyticus genomic interval TCGTCGCTCGTCAGCGCGATCGCCGAGCCGTTCGTCGGCAGCACGCGCGCGGTGAGCGGCAGTGAGCCGCCGTCGAGATCGTCGATCGGCCCGCCGTCCTGGCCGGGCCCTGCGTCCTCGCCGGGCGCGATCGGGCCGGCATCGTTTCCGTCGCCCGCTCCGCCGTCGTCGCCGCACGCCGTCGTCACCAGCGCGGCGCCCATCCAGCCGAGGAGAATCCCCCACGTCCTCCAGCGCATGTCGTCCCTCCAAGCCGAGCTCGCAGTCCACGCGAGGCTCTGAGTGAGGGGTGCGCCATCCCCCTGCATCGCTCGAATTAAGGCGGATTAAACGCGAATCCGAGGAACGCGGGACGTGCGACGCTCGGGCGCGTCCGGAACGCCGGGGGCGCGGCGCGGGTTCGTCCGCGCGCAGGAGGTCGATCGATGATCCGTGGTGCGGGGCTCGCGCTCGTTCTCGTGGTGCTCGCGGGGTGCAACTCGACGGTCCCGCCGGGGCACGTCGGCGTCGCTGCGAACTGGGGGCGCGTGGAGCCGTGGACCTATCCCGAAGGCTTCCACTTCATCAGCCCGTTCACCGACGTCTCGCCGCTGAGCATCCAGAACCAGACCTATCAGATGGGCGAGTCGGGCGAGGCGACGACGCCGCACGACGCCGACGTCGACGCGCTCACGCGCGATCAGCTGAGCGTCTCGCTCGGCGTGAGCGTGCAGTTCCATCTCAATCCGGGCGCGGCGGTGCCGGTGTATCGACTGCTCGGCGAGCAGTACGCGACGAGCGTGATCCATCCGATCGTGCGCACCGCGGTGCGCGACGCGGCCGCGGGCTTCACCGCGATCGAGCTCGTCGACGATCGCACGACGTTCCAGACGCGCATGGAGGCGCTCGTGCACGGCGGCATCCGCTCGCTGCTGCGCAGCCGCGGCATCCGCGAGGACGCGATCCTCATCGACAACGTGCTGCTGCTGAACATCGACCTGCCCGACACGCTCGACGAGGCGATCGCGGACGTGCAGCGCCAGAGGCAGGCCACCGCGCAGCGCCAGCAAGCGCTGATGACCGCGGAGGCCGAGGCCGCACGCCTGCGCACCGAGGCCGAAGGACAAGCCGCGGCGCAGCTGATCCGCGCGCGCGCCGAAGCCGAGGCGAACCGCACGATCGCGCAGTCGCTCACGCCTCCGGTGCTGCGCCTGCGCGAGATCGAGGCGACGCGCGCGCTGCTCGAGAACCCCGGCTCGCGCGTGATGGTCGTGCCCGCGGGACAGCCCATCTCGCTGCTCACCGGAGTGCCGACCGAATGACGCCTCGGACCGTGGGGCTCGCGCGCGGCCTGGGTCGTGGCACGCTTTCGGGCATGACTTCCCTTCGCGGCAGGTTCGCGGCGCGCGTGCTCGTGGTGGCGCTCGCGCTGCTCGGCGGATGCGGCGACGACGGAGCGAGCGCGCCGGACGGGCCGTTCGCGCCAGGGATCTCGGGCGAGGCGCTCTCGGGCCGCATCGAGGTCATCGTGATCGGCGAGGACTCGCGCGCGCCGATCGACGGAGCCGTCATCGAGGTGCGCGCGGGGTCGGCGTCGATCGCGGAGTCGATGACGCCGGGCTACGCGACGTTCGAGGACGCGCGGCTCGAAGGCGCGGTGACGATCGCGGTGCGCACCGAGGGCCGCTACGCGGGCACCACCACGTGGGCCGGCGTGGCCGCGGATCGTGTGGTGATCCCGGTCGCGCGCGCGAGCGCGGAGCAATCGATCGAGGGCCGCGTCGTCGGCGCCGACACGCTGGGGGCGGCGAGCGTGCTCGCCGGGCCGCTCGTCCAGCCGCACCTCTCGCGTCCGAGCGCGATCGACGAC includes:
- a CDS encoding SPFH domain-containing protein gives rise to the protein MIRGAGLALVLVVLAGCNSTVPPGHVGVAANWGRVEPWTYPEGFHFISPFTDVSPLSIQNQTYQMGESGEATTPHDADVDALTRDQLSVSLGVSVQFHLNPGAAVPVYRLLGEQYATSVIHPIVRTAVRDAAAGFTAIELVDDRTTFQTRMEALVHGGIRSLLRSRGIREDAILIDNVLLLNIDLPDTLDEAIADVQRQRQATAQRQQALMTAEAEAARLRTEAEGQAAAQLIRARAEAEANRTIAQSLTPPVLRLREIEATRALLENPGSRVMVVPAGQPISLLTGVPTE